The Deltaproteobacteria bacterium genome includes the window AACTCCGGCTGGCTCAACGTTTGCTTGCCGAAGACCGGCGGTCGATCCTGCTTTTCGATGAGATGGAGGATTTGCTTTCGGGGCAGGGAGAAGTGCTGGCGGCATTGTTTGGGTCGCGTCGGGCTCCCGCGCGTTCGGCAGAGGGTTCGAAGGTATTCATGAACCGTCTCCTGGAGCAGACTCCGGTGCCGATCCTGTGGACGTCGAACGTCGCCGGGCGGACCAGCCCGGTTCTGTTGCGTCGCATGATGTTCGCGCTGGAGCTCCGCCAACCCCCGCCCAAGGTCCGAGCGCGGATCTGGGCGCGACAACTCGCACACCATGGGATCGAGGCGACCGAGGAGGATGCTCACGCCCTTACACGAGAGTTCGACGTGACGCCGGGCGTTGCTTCCGGGGTCACCGCCGCCGCGGGGCTCGGTGGCGGGACGGTCACCGACGTACGCCGCGGCGTACGCGGACTCGCACGGGTGCTGTCGGCCGACAAACCGCCGGTTCAACGGCCACCGGACAAGTACGATCCCGCGCTGATCCGCGCCGACGTGGAACCGGTGCAACTCGCAGACCGTCTCGTCGCATCCGGCGCGCGTCACTTCTCGCTGTCCCTTCAAGGGCCGCCGGGCACCGGAAAGAGCGCATTCGTTCGGTATCTCGCAGACCGCCTCGGCCTCGAAGTCGTGCAGAAGCGCGCATCCGATCTCATGTCGATGTGGGTCGGTGGAACTGAAGCGAACATCGCCGAAGCCTTTGCCGAAGCTCGCGACGCCGAAGCCTTCCTGGTCTTCGACGAAGCCGATTCACTGCTGGCCGACCGGCGTCTCGCCGAAAGAAGCTGGGAGGTGAGCCAAGTGAACGAGATGCTGACCTGGATGGAAAGCCACCCGTTCCCCGTCGCCTTCACGACCAACTTTGGCGAGCGGCTTGACCCGGCGACCCTGAGGCGCTTTACGTTCAAGATCGCGCTTGACTATCTGTCGCCTGAGCAAGCCATCGATGCATTCTGCGTGTACTTCGATATTGAGCCCGCAGGCGAGATTGCGGACTTGCGCGTCCTCACGCCCGGTGATTTTGCCGTCGTGCTGAGGAAGGGGGAGATTCTAGGTTGTCTGAGGGACCCGAAGGCGTTAGCGGAAATGTTGCGGGCGGAGTGTGAAGCCAAATCAAGCTGCCCACGCGGTATCGGGTTTGCCGTTTAGGATTTCACCAACGCCTACGAAGGAGGCCCATAAATCCATGCTAAACCTAAAGAGCAAGAAACCGGAAAGGGTTTCTGCAAGACGTTTCTGTCGTGTGTTTGCGAAACTGTGGAAGGAGGAAGTCGAGCAGAATAGGGAAGCAATTCGTGAGGCATTCTCGAAAGGCAAGAGTCAGACGACATACATGCTGGCGACGAGTAAAACCCCTTGCGAATGCACGTTCCTCGGACGCTTGTCGGAAAAGCTGAACTTCACCATGGCTCGAGGATGGTACACGCTGGATGCCGTGTATTATGACAAAAATTCAAGCCTACAGGACCGCCTTGGGAGAAAATATGTGTTTCCAGCCTGCATGGATGTGATTATCGAGCATGAAAACAACAGAAGGGATGTGGGAACGGAGATGTGGAAACTTCTCATGTGGCGTTCGCCTCTGAAGGTATTGATATTCTAC containing:
- a CDS encoding AAA family ATPase yields the protein MLPSYERRLIFFYLSNVVPHLRGRDEEAKNLLLWLSQHEDQLGLPYLLREDDEAARVLAQGLRDQDVPARVWQRVEAALRTALEATRHVRPDRTARRLRHLARTTRLSRTDTAILELLLHRRTGSLVALMIDALFEDLHWTRSGVGVNNPFVPRLLGLSAAAVHRRMAPDAPLLTSGLVSIDDDGDLTLINRLTRLHWVPREAGFEVQRLLLDEAGPGELRWSDFDHVAGDRDQLERILRGALRSGRKGVNVLVYGPPGTGKTEFCKTLAARLEAPLYVVGESDAAGGEPSRQERIQELRLAQRLLAEDRRSILLFDEMEDLLSGQGEVLAALFGSRRAPARSAEGSKVFMNRLLEQTPVPILWTSNVAGRTSPVLLRRMMFALELRQPPPKVRARIWARQLAHHGIEATEEDAHALTREFDVTPGVASGVTAAAGLGGGTVTDVRRGVRGLARVLSADKPPVQRPPDKYDPALIRADVEPVQLADRLVASGARHFSLSLQGPPGTGKSAFVRYLADRLGLEVVQKRASDLMSMWVGGTEANIAEAFAEARDAEAFLVFDEADSLLADRRLAERSWEVSQVNEMLTWMESHPFPVAFTTNFGERLDPATLRRFTFKIALDYLSPEQAIDAFCVYFDIEPAGEIADLRVLTPGDFAVVLRKGEILGCLRDPKALAEMLRAECEAKSSCPRGIGFAV